The region CGAAATCATCGTTGAAAGTGAATACGGTAGGGGCTCTATCTTTACCGTGAGAATTCCCCAGACGGTGGAAAATGCAACTGCCATGGGCGACTTCGCCATTCGCCACAAGATGGCTTTCGCCAAGACTCAAAATGAGGTGGGAGGCTATACCGCTCCGAACGCTCGTGTCCTGGTGGTGGACGATGTAAAGATGAATCTCCGTGTGGTCGAAGGCCTCCTGAAGGATACGCAAATCCAGCTGGATACGGCTACCAGTGGTAAGGAAGCTTTGACCAAGGTGACAAAGACCCGCTATGACATCATCCTGATGGATCACATGATGCCGGATATGGATGGCATTGAAACCTTTGCCGCCATGCAGCAGATGGATGACAGCCTCTGTAATGGAACTCCTGTCATCATGCTGTCCGCTAACGCCATTCTAGGGGCTAAGGAAGATTACCTGAAGCACGGCTTTACGGACTATCTTTCCAAGCCGGTTGGTGAAAAGGCTCTCCATGCCATGATCCTGAAATACCTGCCTCATCATATGGTTCGTAAGGCGGGGGCTGCTACTCCTGCGGTGGAAGATGTTCCTCAGAACTTTATGGAGGCCATGAAAAAAATCCCTGAACTGGATATAAAGCAGGGTCTTACCTACTGTGCCGAAAGTGAGGAATTCTACCAGGAAATGGTGGAGGAATACCAGAAGGGCGATCCCACTGCGGACCTGCAGAAATTCCTGGAAGCAGAAGACTGCAAGAATTATCGCATTGTGGTTCATGCCCTGAAGAGCAGCTCCAGAACCATCGGCGCAGAACAGCTTGCCAAAATGGCGGAAGCCCAGGAACATGCCGCTGCTGCCGATAAACTTGGCGAAGTGCAGGAAAATCACGATGCACTGGTTCAGGCCTATAGAAACCTCATCGAAAAAATTGTATATTTCACCCGAAAACTTTAATTACTACTCTAAAGAGGTTAAATAATCATGGGTATCAATTACTTCAATTCCATTCCTCTGCGTCGTCAGCTGGAAGAAATCGGCCACTGCCGTTTCATGGACTCTTCTGAATTTTCTCGCGGTGTAGAAGCCCTCAAGGGCAAGAAGATCGTGTTCGTCGGTTGCGGCGCTCAGGGTCTCCATCAGGGTCTCGACCTGCGTGATAGCGGTCTGGATGTTTCCTACACCCTCCGTCCGGAAGCAATCGCTGAAAAGCGTCAGTCCTGGAAGAACGCTACCGAAAACGGCTTTGCTGTCGGTACCTACGAAGAAATGATCCCCACTGCTGACCTGGTTTGCAACCTCACACCGGATAAGCAGCACCACAACGTGATCCCCGCTGTCATGAAGCTCATGAAGAAGGGCGCAGCTCTCTCCTACAGCCATGGCTTCAACATCGTTGAAGAAGGCCAGCAGATCCGTGAAGACATTACCGTTATCATGGTGGCTCCCAAGGGTCCGGGTTCCGAAGTCCGTTCTGAATACGTTCGCGGTTTCGGTATGCCCTGCTTGATCGCTGTCCACCCCGAAAACGACCCCGAAGGCAAGGGTTGGGACTATGCTAAGGCTTACGCCGCTGGTCTCCACGCTGACCGTCCGGGCGTTCTCGAAAGCTCTTTCGTTGCAGAAGTGAAGTCTGACCTTATGGG is a window of Fibrobacter sp. UWEL DNA encoding:
- a CDS encoding ATP-binding protein; translation: MPNLCMVFFSIVKDDWYVVTIVNESELFRNVQLILYRNILISLILFALLLYFCTSSYRNRIKALSSSDAKSQFLANMSHEIRTPINGILGMNAMLLKKVTDESMRECAQNIDSAGHTLLSIVNDVLDISKIESGKMEILPVRYEMFSVLNDCYNMVHDRANEKALDLELRVNPNLPSVLFGDEIRIRQIGNNLLSNAVKYTAKGKVTLIVDFEKSGELAEGSQVVLVIRVADTGQGIQKENLDKLFEKFERVNERKNRAIEGTGLGLNITKRLVEMMGGEIIVESEYGRGSIFTVRIPQTVENATAMGDFAIRHKMAFAKTQNEVGGYTAPNARVLVVDDVKMNLRVVEGLLKDTQIQLDTATSGKEALTKVTKTRYDIILMDHMMPDMDGIETFAAMQQMDDSLCNGTPVIMLSANAILGAKEDYLKHGFTDYLSKPVGEKALHAMILKYLPHHMVRKAGAATPAVEDVPQNFMEAMKKIPELDIKQGLTYCAESEEFYQEMVEEYQKGDPTADLQKFLEAEDCKNYRIVVHALKSSSRTIGAEQLAKMAEAQEHAAAADKLGEVQENHDALVQAYRNLIEKIVYFTRKL